A genome region from Brassica oleracea var. oleracea cultivar TO1000 chromosome C2, BOL, whole genome shotgun sequence includes the following:
- the LOC106326019 gene encoding leucine-rich repeat extensin-like protein 5, with protein sequence MESNRAITTICILLCLFLSASFFTYSVDARKLVGLERESKKKSKKLIIKALKHTSMLEKMMTQLNLAQPLYYSTTSCNTQPNSVSATLTLSPYVPLAPLSVPENASPFCVNPPNTPLNSPPSSSYPELSPPPGPINVPNPAESSSNPNSNPNTPDSTSNPNPNSIPNPPETSSSNPNPPVTVPNPPESSSNPNPPESSLNPNPPVTVPNPPDISSPNPPETVPSPSVPGPSGPISGPPYSEQGPSTPTDTPTPSGNIPTPSSGFLPPIVYPPPMVPPPPSVTPTSAYWCVAKPSVPDPIIQEALNFACGSGADCHSIQPNGACFKPNTLWAHASYAFNSYWQRTKGSGGSCSFGGTGMLVTVDPSFNGCHFDFF encoded by the exons ATGGAATCAAATAGAGCTATCACAACCATTTGTATTCTCCTTTGTCTCTTTCTCTCGGCCAGCTTCTTCACTTATTCTG TAGATGCAAGAAAACTTGTGGGACTTGAGAGAGAATCAAAGAAGAAGTCAAAGAAGCTGATCATCAAAGCATTAAAACATACATCAATGTTAGAGAAAATGATGACACAACTCAATCTAGCTCAGCCTTTGTATTACTCAACAACATCCTGCAACACTCAACCTAATAGTGTTAGTGCAACTCTCACTCTATCTCCCTATGTTCCACTTGCCCCACTGTCAGTTCCCGAAAATGCCTCTCCTTTTTGCGTCAATCCTCCAAATACTCCTCTAAACTCACCTCCTTCCTCCTCCTACCCTGAACTTAGCCCACCTCCAGGCCCAATCAATGTACCTAACCCAGCTGAATCATCTTCTAATCCGAACTCGAACCCAAACACACCTGACTCCACCTCAAACCCAAACCCAAACTCAATTCCAAACCCACCTGAAACATCCTCCTCTAACCCGAACCCACCTGTTACCGTTCCTAACCCACCCGAATCATCTTCTAACCCAAACCCACCAGAATCATCGTTAAACCCCAACCCACCCGTTACAGTCCCAAACCCACCGGACATTTCCAGTCCAAACCCGCCAGAGACAGTTCCTAGCCCTTCAGTACCAGGCCCATCAGGACCCATTTCAGGCCCACCTTACTCCGAGCAAGGCCCATCAACCCCGACCGACACTCCTACACCGTCTGGTAATATTCCAACCCCATCATCAGGGTTTTTACCTCCGATCGTCTATCCGCCTCCTATGGTACCACCGCCACCAAGCGTGACTCCGACCTCGGCTTACTGGTGCGTTGCTAAGCCTTCAGTGCCTGACCCAATCATCCAAGAAGCACTGAATTTTGCATGTGGGTCAGGCGCTGATTGCCATTCAATTCAGCCCAATGGGGCATGCTTTAAACCCAATACATTGTGGGCCCATGCTTCATACGCCTTCAATAGCTATTGGCAGCGGACCAAAGGTTCTGGTGGGTCGTGCTCGTTCGGCGGCACCGGCATGCTTGTCACCGTCGACCCAA
- the LOC106325393 gene encoding 2-dehydro-3-deoxyphosphooctonate aldolase 1-like, translated as MAATSPLYNQLKDAEPFFLLAGPNVIESEEHILRMAKHIKHIATKVGLPLVFKSSFDKSNRTSSKSFRGPGIAEGLKILEKVKVAYDLPIVTDVHESIQCEEVGKVADIIQIPAFLCRQTDLLVAAAQTGKIINIKKGQFCAPSVMNNSAEKIRLAGNPNVMVCERGTMFGYNDLIVDPRNFEWMREANCPVVADITHALQQPAGKKLEGGGVASGGLRELIPCIARTAVAVGVDGIFMEVHDDPLSAPVDGPTQWPLRHLEELLEEIIAIARVTKGKQRFQIDLTPFRD; from the exons ATGGCGGCAACATCACCACTCTACAATCAGCTCAAG GATGCTGAACCGTTCTTCTTGTTGGCTGGTCCAAATGTGATCGAATCCGAGGAGCATATCCTTCGAATGGCAAAGCACATCAAACACATTGCCACAAA AGTTGGGTTGCCTCTGGTTTTCAAGTCAAGTTTTGATAAGTCTAACAGAACTTCTTCTAAGTCCTTCCGAGGTCCTGGCATAGCTGAGGGTCTCAAG ATTCTTGAGAAGGTGAAAGTAGCATATGACCTACCAATAGTAACTGATGTTCATGAATCAATCCAG TGTGAAGAAGTTGGCAAGGTTGCAGATATAATTCAGATACCAGCATTCTTATGTCGCCAG ACAGATCTTCTGGTTGCGGCAGCCCAAACCGGAAAAATTATCAATATCAAGAAAGGACAGTTCTGTGCTCCTTCT GTAATGAATAATTCGGCAGAGAAGATCAGACTTGCTGGGAATCCAAATGTGATGGTTTGTGAAAGAGGAACCATGTTTGGATACA ATGATTTGATAGTAGATCCACGAAACTTTGAATGGATGAGGGAAGCTAATTGTCCTGTT GTTGCTGATATAACCCATGCACTACAACAACCTGCAGGCAAAAAG TTGGAGGGTGGAGGTGTTGCTAGTGGAGGCCTACGTGAGTTGATACCCTGCATTGCAAGAACTGCTGTAGCAGTTGGTGTTGATGGAATTTTCATGGAG GTTCATGATGATCCTCTAAGTGCTCCAGTTGATGGTCCAACTCAATGG CCTTTGCGTCATTTAGAAGAACTCCTAGAGGAGATCATTGCCATTGCT AGGGTCACAAAAGGAAAGCAGCGATTCCAAATAGATCTCACACCGTTCCGCGATTAG